Within Fusarium keratoplasticum isolate Fu6.1 chromosome 8, whole genome shotgun sequence, the genomic segment CACGGAGCCCACTATAGGCAGTAACCCGCacgtcaagctcaagccagTAACCGACCATCGTACTCTTACACTATTCAAACAAAAAGGGCAGGATAGGGAACGTCCATCCGTGGTAAACTATCCATTTTCGGAACTTGAAAACGACTCCTGGCAGGCCATCCACATGGTCCTAAGCCCGGGTTGACAGGTGATCATAGTAGGCCTTGACTCTCACGGCAGATCATCACTCTTGGATGACTTGCCGTTGGTGCTTCCATAAGGCCTCAGCAGCCAGCCTTGGTAGTGCTTGATTCCTTGGCTGCTGTTATTGTCGCCGGGAACAATGGAAGGTGGTGGGTTGCGACGAGGCAAAGCAGGCTCCCGCTTGactggagggggagggagggaagCCGGGGCATCCGGGAGCAAActggatggaggaggttgcGCGGGaagctcggccttgaccttcttggtgccttcgtccttgacctcggaTGGCTCGACCGCTTCTATCGCTCCCTTCTTCCGGAGGTAATCGATGGACTGAAGGACTGTGAGGTCTTCCTGCTCCTTGTCGTTGAGAATCAAGCGTTGCTGAATAGTCAGACGTCCATTGTTGGCCTCGCGTTCCTTCATGGCGGCCTCTCGAACCTCAGGATCATGAACGAAGCGGcacttgcccttcttgccgcATGTTCCACCAGTGGAATAATATTTGCAGTGTTTGGAAACGTCGGCTTTCTTtgcgggaggaggaggtggaggagcgACGTGGGAACGAGTAGACATGACTTCTGGCTCGTCATCTGAAGACTCTTCGGACGgatctctcatctcatcaccCTCATCCCCTTGTTCACGCTTTCGCTTGATCGACGACTCAACCTTGCGAAGCTGTCGCCGGAGCTTGTCGGCCTGTTTCTCCAGCGAGGAAGCCTTGTCTTCGCCATTTTGTGCCagctcggcagccttcttaGCCTCAACACGGGCCTTTGTAGGGAAATGCTTCTTTCGTTCCGCCAAGAACGCCGCGACATCTTGGATCCTGCAAAGAGTTAGGACGGGCCAGTGGGAAATGGTTTGGCCACTTACTGGATGGTCTCTTGCCCGATCAATTCGGTCAAgatcttctcttctccttcgTCGTCCTCAGACTCCGAGTCCATTCCAGGAGTCAAACCCAACGTGTTCATcttccgcttcttcttcttaccCAAGGTAGGAGGTTCAGGCTTGTTGTGGTTGGAGTCATTGTGGCCAGACTTGTTGTGATGGCGAGACTTGTCGTTTCCGTGGTAGCCTCCACGTCCTCGAGAGTTCCCATCTCTAAAGCCACCTCGGCCGCGGCGATTGTGGCCATAGTAGCCATCCTGGTGAGGTGGTccaggaggtggaggagggccaGGGTAAGGGTATTGCGCTGGGGGATAGGGGGGTGCCCGAGGGTCGTGAGGATATGGCTGGCCATAACCGTTAACGGGTGGTGCCATTCCTTCATGCTCATACCCGGGGCGAATGGGGCCGTTCATTGGAGGCTTCGGTCCGCCACGGTCACTATAGCCACCTCGTGGCCTGCCATTGCTGTAGTGGTTCTGAGGCGGTTGTCCTTGACCACCCCACTGG encodes:
- a CDS encoding C3H1-type domain-containing protein, with protein sequence MSGYGYGPPPPPPSASAPPSYGPPAPSYPQHGQGRGGSHHGRGGRGGHYNAGRGDYHGSPQGHYEYSGQPYPPHHNAPPYGGSHPPAGSYPPPQPQWGPEHGHPPPHGHSPAPMSSNNYHPNYAPQPYPPSQYPQQPPYGGPQPYPYQGPPPPPNQSQWGGQGQPPQNHYSNGRPRGGYSDRGGPKPPMNGPIRPGYEHEGMAPPVNGYGQPYPHDPRAPPYPPAQYPYPGPPPPPGPPHQDGYYGHNRRGRGGFRDGNSRGRGGYHGNDKSRHHNKSGHNDSNHNKPEPPTLGKKKKRKMNTLGLTPGMDSESEDDEGEEKILTELIGQETIQIQDVAAFLAERKKHFPTKARVEAKKAAELAQNGEDKASSLEKQADKLRRQLRKVESSIKRKREQGDEGDEMRDPSEESSDDEPEVMSTRSHVAPPPPPPAKKADVSKHCKYYSTGGTCGKKGKCRFVHDPEVREAAMKEREANNGRLTIQQRLILNDKEQEDLTVLQSIDYLRKKGAIEAVEPSEVKDEGTKKVKAELPAQPPPSSLLPDAPASLPPPPVKREPALPRRNPPPSIVPGDNNSSQGIKHYQGWLLRPYGSTNGKSSKSDDLP